The following proteins come from a genomic window of Panthera leo isolate Ple1 chromosome E2, P.leo_Ple1_pat1.1, whole genome shotgun sequence:
- the LOC122207972 gene encoding insulin growth factor-like family member 3, translating to MIPRRCILGVPVCVTIFFLQGSKAVADAPMGSGLWLCQPAPRCADQVYDPLQHCCSDDTILPLNRTRQCGPNCTFWPCLELCCPESFGPKRFVVKLKVLGTQSQCPSSPISRICPS from the exons GAGTTCCTGTCTGCGTAACAATTTTCTTCCTCCAGGGTTCAAAGGCAGTGGCAG ACGCCCCCATGGGCTCAGGTCTGTGGCTGTGCCAGCCCGCCCCTCGGTGTGCGGACCAGGTCTACGACCCCTTGCAGCACTGCTGTAGCGATGACACCATCCTGCCCCTGAACCGGACTCGCCAGTGTGGCCCCAACTGCACCTTCTGGCCCTGCCTGGAGCTCTGCTGTCCCGAGTCCTTTGGCCCCAAGAGGTTTGTTGTGAAGCTGAAGGTCCTGGGTACCCAGTCCCAGTGCCCTTCGTCGCCCATCTCCAGGATCTGCCCCAG